A part of Candidatus Saccharibacteria bacterium genomic DNA contains:
- a CDS encoding peptidoglycan bridge formation glycyltransferase FemA/FemB family protein gives MTIGKVCEERELWDEIVHDMGGHPLQLWGWGELKAANNWLAHRVLFVDDEDHVQGAAQILVRRLPGPFRRLDYVPRGPVWRVGKEREVLQALVAYSKQHLPGTVLSIEPDDSEMDVYHPWHPTTNTILLPRTIILDLASSLADLETAMSKKTRQYIRKSSREALVFRKVKTDEEIAQCLAIYHDTAERAGFDLHTDKYYYDVHRYLGDSSVIFAAFKGEKPIAFVWLAISSRTAFELYGGMNQEGQELRANYGLKWHAITTCKEWGLARYDMNGLLNDGVSSFKQGFASHEDKLVGTYDYPLSPLYWVWSKGLPTAKKFVRRVKSLRK, from the coding sequence ATGACGATAGGGAAGGTGTGTGAAGAGAGAGAACTGTGGGATGAAATTGTTCATGATATGGGCGGTCACCCGCTGCAACTATGGGGGTGGGGTGAGCTAAAAGCGGCAAACAACTGGCTGGCGCACCGTGTGCTATTTGTTGATGACGAGGATCATGTGCAAGGTGCGGCACAGATACTTGTGCGCCGTCTGCCTGGGCCATTTCGTCGCCTTGACTATGTACCACGAGGGCCGGTGTGGCGGGTTGGTAAAGAAAGGGAAGTACTCCAGGCGCTCGTTGCGTACTCGAAGCAGCACTTGCCGGGAACTGTGCTATCGATCGAACCAGACGACAGTGAGATGGATGTCTACCACCCATGGCACCCTACGACGAACACGATTCTTTTGCCGCGTACAATTATTCTCGACCTCGCTAGTTCACTGGCTGATCTTGAAACGGCTATGAGCAAAAAAACCAGACAATATATCCGCAAATCGAGTAGGGAAGCGCTGGTGTTTCGGAAGGTTAAAACAGATGAAGAAATTGCCCAATGCCTCGCAATCTATCACGACACTGCTGAACGCGCCGGCTTCGACCTTCATACCGACAAGTATTATTATGACGTTCATCGTTATCTTGGTGATTCATCGGTAATATTTGCGGCATTTAAAGGTGAAAAACCTATAGCGTTTGTGTGGTTGGCGATCAGCAGCCGCACTGCATTTGAGCTTTATGGTGGCATGAACCAAGAGGGACAAGAACTACGAGCTAACTATGGCCTGAAGTGGCACGCTATTACTACTTGCAAAGAGTGGGGGCTTGCCCGCTATGACATGAACGGCCTACTAAACGACGGGGTAAGTAGTTTCAAGCAGGGCTTTGCTAGCCATGAGGACAAGCTAGTCGGTACCTATGATTACCCGCTCTCACCCCTGTACTGGGTCTGGTCGAAGGGCCTGCCGACCGCTAAAAAATTCGTACGGCGTGTTAAGTCGTTGCGCAAATAA
- a CDS encoding ABC transporter ATP-binding protein, giving the protein MAQPDLATPVIELRALTKRYGLGDACFNALDEVSLKIEKGEFIAIMGPSGCGKTTLLNVLGLLDSADEGEYLLDGNAIDRLGSAKHARVRSNQIGMVFQSFNLINRLTVLENVALPLTYKGLARTKRLERASEVLKQFHLQEREYYMPWQLSGGQMQRVAIARALVNEPSIILADEPTGNLDSRSSHVIMEELSELHKKGNTIIMVTHNPGLTSYASRVINMLDGRIASDTRIKVDTKDAYTVTKIPLNRRTNLAKATRAKQSAEKAKSPAVKRTTKIATTPKPKTAKKKRATHSKKDSKTS; this is encoded by the coding sequence ATGGCACAACCCGACTTGGCAACACCGGTCATTGAACTACGGGCTCTTACCAAACGGTATGGGCTAGGTGATGCATGCTTCAACGCACTTGACGAAGTCAGCCTCAAAATCGAGAAGGGCGAGTTTATCGCCATTATGGGGCCTAGTGGCTGCGGTAAAACCACGCTACTCAACGTGCTGGGCTTACTTGATAGTGCAGACGAGGGCGAATACCTACTTGACGGCAACGCCATCGATCGCCTGGGCAGTGCCAAACACGCCCGCGTCCGTAGCAACCAGATTGGCATGGTGTTCCAAAGCTTTAACCTGATTAATCGCTTGACGGTCCTTGAAAATGTGGCCCTCCCTCTCACCTACAAGGGCCTTGCGCGAACAAAACGACTAGAACGTGCCAGTGAGGTACTGAAGCAGTTCCATCTGCAAGAACGCGAGTACTACATGCCCTGGCAACTGAGCGGTGGTCAAATGCAGCGTGTTGCTATCGCGCGGGCGCTGGTCAACGAGCCAAGCATTATTCTCGCCGACGAACCAACGGGTAACCTCGACAGTCGTAGTAGCCATGTCATTATGGAAGAGCTGAGCGAGCTTCACAAAAAAGGCAATACTATCATCATGGTTACGCATAACCCTGGGCTTACTAGCTACGCTAGTCGAGTGATTAATATGCTCGATGGCCGTATTGCCAGCGATACTCGTATCAAAGTTGATACAAAAGACGCCTATACCGTCACCAAAATCCCGCTCAACCGTCGCACCAATTTGGCAAAGGCAACGCGCGCCAAGCAGTCTGCCGAGAAAGCAAAGAGCCCCGCCGTAAAGCGCACAACGAAAATAGCGACCACCCCGAAGCCAAAAACGGCAAAGAAAAAACGTGCCACCCACAGCAAGAAGGACAGTAAAACGTCATGA
- a CDS encoding UDP-N-acetylmuramoyl-L-alanyl-D-glutamate--2,6-diaminopimelate ligase, producing MSRVKRLLKKAIPRAAFRAAEPQYHRLEAAAAAAYRGFPARGLHVIGVTGTNGKTTTSSMIHRMLVDADYPTALMTTVSSGVGNDIVASQVHMTTAGAPLLQKRIAEFRQQGAEWLVLETTSHALAQYRVWGIPYEIGVMTNITHEHLDYHGSFERYLAAKLRLFRIAAKHGRKFGIYNADDPSAARWRAAVPRSLGYGLHQGELVPHHVHMTAQDSAYQVSYKGVTYDIVCNIPGEFNVYNSLAAVAVGIELGLSKQQIEQGIAALKSVDGRMNTIDEGQPYAAVIDFAHTPDSFEKLLSDLRHNTVGKLVVLFGSAGRRDESKRAIQGEIAGRYADEVVLTEEDDRDVDGETILEQIAEGARRSGKVEFETMFKLLDRSEAIQFAVSRVKTADDTVVFLGKGHEKVIERADGEHPWDEAAEVRTAIRASQAST from the coding sequence GTGAGTAGGGTGAAGCGGCTGCTCAAAAAGGCTATTCCTCGTGCCGCTTTTCGCGCTGCCGAACCGCAGTATCACCGACTCGAAGCCGCCGCAGCGGCTGCGTACCGCGGCTTTCCGGCGCGCGGCCTGCATGTTATTGGGGTCACTGGCACCAATGGCAAAACGACAACGAGTAGCATGATTCACCGTATGTTAGTGGATGCTGACTACCCGACTGCGCTTATGACAACTGTCTCTTCTGGGGTGGGCAACGATATTGTTGCTTCGCAGGTGCATATGACCACGGCTGGGGCCCCACTGCTCCAAAAGCGTATTGCAGAGTTCCGCCAGCAGGGTGCCGAGTGGCTGGTACTCGAAACCACCAGTCATGCCCTGGCGCAGTACCGCGTGTGGGGTATCCCGTATGAAATAGGGGTCATGACGAATATCACGCATGAACACCTCGACTACCATGGCAGCTTTGAGCGCTACCTCGCGGCGAAGTTGCGCCTGTTCCGTATTGCAGCCAAGCATGGCCGGAAGTTTGGTATTTACAATGCCGATGATCCGAGTGCTGCGCGCTGGCGGGCTGCCGTACCCCGCTCGCTAGGCTATGGCCTGCACCAAGGTGAGCTAGTACCACACCACGTTCACATGACAGCGCAGGACAGCGCCTACCAAGTGAGTTACAAAGGTGTTACTTACGACATTGTCTGTAACATTCCAGGCGAGTTTAATGTTTATAACAGCTTGGCGGCAGTTGCGGTTGGTATAGAGCTTGGACTTAGCAAACAGCAGATAGAGCAGGGAATTGCGGCGCTGAAAAGTGTTGACGGTCGTATGAATACCATCGACGAGGGCCAACCGTATGCAGCCGTCATCGATTTTGCCCATACGCCCGATTCGTTTGAAAAGTTGTTGTCAGATTTACGACATAACACTGTTGGTAAACTTGTCGTTCTGTTCGGCTCTGCAGGACGGCGCGATGAAAGTAAGCGGGCGATTCAGGGTGAGATCGCCGGCAGATACGCCGACGAAGTAGTGCTCACCGAAGAAGATGATCGTGATGTTGACGGCGAAACGATACTAGAACAGATCGCTGAGGGCGCACGGCGTAGCGGTAAGGTCGAATTTGAAACGATGTTCAAGCTCCTTGATCGCAGTGAGGCGATTCAATTTGCCGTGAGCAGGGTAAAGACTGCCGACGATACCGTCGTGTTCCTGGGCAAGGGCCACGAAAAAGTGATTGAACGAGCTGATGGTGAACACCCCTGGGACGAGGCGGCCGAAGTGCGCACTGCCATTCGCGCTAGTCAAGCGTCAACGTAG
- a CDS encoding L,D-transpeptidase, translated as MHLTKNTVGRRVRAWVMVIMSLALIFSGVEIAVASSASAVTTTQTVVTKSAKKVVKKKAKKKKKKAKKKTAKKATPTYAPIAGIDTRCQVPGIALCASKAANKLFVVVNGQVAGALDTRFGRPGMNTPNGLFHVYMKNANAYSYKYGARMPFSLFFLRGYAIHFSDEFTQWGWSSPTGGSHGCVNLRDWAGAQWVYNSSPIGTRVVVY; from the coding sequence CGTCGGGCGGCGCGTGCGCGCCTGGGTCATGGTAATCATGAGCCTTGCGCTCATTTTCAGTGGCGTCGAGATTGCCGTCGCCTCATCCGCCTCCGCCGTCACGACCACGCAGACTGTGGTTACCAAGTCGGCCAAGAAGGTCGTCAAGAAGAAGGCGAAGAAGAAGAAGAAGAAGGCGAAGAAGAAGACTGCAAAAAAGGCGACGCCCACATACGCGCCCATCGCTGGCATCGATACCAGGTGCCAGGTGCCGGGCATCGCACTGTGTGCGAGCAAGGCCGCGAACAAGTTGTTCGTTGTCGTCAACGGTCAGGTGGCCGGCGCCCTCGATACGCGCTTTGGCCGCCCCGGCATGAACACACCAAACGGCCTGTTCCATGTATACATGAAGAACGCCAACGCGTACTCGTACAAGTACGGCGCGCGCATGCCGTTCTCACTGTTTTTCCTCCGCGGCTACGCGATCCACTTCAGTGACGAATTCACGCAGTGGGGATGGTCCAGTCCGACCGGCGGCAGCCACGGCTGCGTCAACCTGCGCGACTGGGCAGGGGCGCAGTGGGTCTACAACAGCTCGCCCATCGGTACGCGCGTCGTCGTCTACTGA
- a CDS encoding ABC transporter permease, whose protein sequence is MIFVDHIENAYHSLRRNRARSVLTTLGIAIGIASITCILALSSGVSRMINQQIEAYSGNLVVVRPGLQTRDPNALTNPVAQQSFSTSSLTEADAGAIAELPGIDTAVPVMTVDGTLKSQTETIENGVVVATTSGFTKVANITMKSGQFLDESTDANTAVVGEQLAIDLFGTERPISSTFTIRGLQFTVIGVIKKSQNPINYNNVDLNNAAVVSLAQGKQFHQSRAQIQQINVLAKSGSNMQQIATSVSSRLLQAHGGEKDFSIAVGQDIGKPTNQLFVALTQVMTAIAAISLFVGGIGIMNIMLVGVAERTREIGIRKAVGASNASIVSQFLIESLMMSLIGGLIGYFTGYVLAFIISTQLYFAPAFTWQVAAIALVMALCVGLIFGIFPALKAARKDTIESLRQYH, encoded by the coding sequence ATGATATTCGTTGATCACATCGAAAACGCCTATCACTCGCTAAGGCGTAACCGAGCACGCAGTGTTCTCACAACCCTCGGAATCGCCATAGGTATCGCCAGCATCACCTGTATCCTTGCCTTGAGCAGCGGTGTGTCGCGAATGATTAACCAACAGATCGAAGCCTATAGTGGTAACCTCGTTGTTGTGCGTCCAGGACTACAAACCCGCGACCCCAATGCCCTCACTAACCCCGTGGCCCAGCAATCGTTTAGCACGAGTAGCCTTACTGAAGCGGATGCAGGCGCTATAGCGGAGCTCCCTGGCATAGATACGGCTGTACCAGTGATGACTGTTGACGGCACATTAAAATCACAAACCGAAACCATCGAAAATGGTGTTGTTGTTGCTACAACATCTGGTTTTACCAAGGTTGCCAACATCACTATGAAGAGCGGCCAATTCCTCGATGAATCGACCGATGCCAACACTGCAGTGGTCGGCGAGCAGCTTGCGATCGACCTCTTCGGCACAGAACGTCCAATCAGTAGTACATTCACAATCCGCGGCTTACAGTTCACAGTGATCGGTGTGATTAAAAAATCGCAAAACCCCATCAATTACAACAATGTCGACCTCAACAATGCTGCGGTTGTCAGCCTTGCTCAGGGCAAGCAATTTCACCAATCCCGCGCTCAGATCCAGCAAATCAATGTGCTCGCTAAATCCGGCAGCAATATGCAGCAAATTGCCACTAGTGTGTCTAGTCGCCTCCTCCAAGCACATGGCGGCGAAAAAGATTTTTCCATCGCCGTCGGTCAAGATATCGGCAAGCCGACCAACCAGTTATTTGTGGCGCTCACCCAGGTAATGACCGCCATCGCCGCTATTTCACTGTTCGTCGGCGGCATTGGCATTATGAATATCATGCTGGTTGGCGTGGCCGAACGGACACGCGAAATTGGCATCCGTAAAGCTGTCGGCGCCAGCAATGCTAGTATCGTTTCACAGTTCCTGATTGAATCGTTGATGATGAGTCTCATCGGTGGACTGATTGGCTATTTCACTGGCTACGTACTCGCCTTCATTATCAGTACTCAGCTGTATTTTGCCCCTGCATTTACGTGGCAGGTTGCCGCAATTGCGCTGGTAATGGCGCTATGCGTCGGCCTTATATTCGGTATCTTCCCCGCCCTTAAAGCTGCTCGCAAAGATACGATTGAATCCCTGAGGCAATACCACTAG
- a CDS encoding bifunctional phosphoglucose/phosphomannose isomerase: MLDDVNVLKQRDPEDALGVAARLYEQVSYNCELVDAEHDGREIKDVVVAGMGGSALAADVVKAFLGDRLKVPFDVVKSYTLPKYVQHNTLVIASSHSGNTEETISCFTEAIEHRHNPQLAVISTGGTLQEMAAAHRIMYGKIPHDTQPRMGMIYNLRVLLKILIAYGLVTHDVYDELDSAADWLHHESDGWTKEMPTTHNYAKQLALTAVGKTPVFYAGNLMAPVAYKWKISWNENAKNVAFWNYYPEFNHNEFLGWTSHPVEKPFVVFDLVSEFEHPQILKRFALSDKLLSGRRPKANEVSLAGDTVMKQILWGCVLADFVSIYVGILNGVDPTQVDLIEKFKKELS; this comes from the coding sequence ATGCTTGATGATGTGAATGTGTTAAAACAACGGGACCCCGAGGATGCTTTGGGTGTAGCAGCCCGGCTGTACGAGCAGGTCAGTTACAACTGCGAACTAGTAGACGCTGAGCATGACGGACGTGAAATAAAAGATGTTGTTGTGGCAGGAATGGGCGGTTCGGCGCTCGCAGCCGATGTTGTGAAAGCGTTCCTCGGTGACAGATTAAAAGTGCCGTTTGATGTCGTAAAAAGCTATACGCTTCCAAAGTACGTGCAGCACAACACACTGGTGATTGCGAGTAGCCATAGTGGCAATACGGAAGAAACAATCAGTTGCTTCACCGAAGCAATTGAGCATCGGCATAATCCGCAGCTCGCCGTGATTTCGACAGGCGGTACCTTGCAGGAAATGGCTGCTGCCCACCGTATTATGTATGGTAAAATACCCCATGATACCCAGCCGCGCATGGGAATGATCTACAATTTGCGCGTGCTGCTAAAGATCCTCATTGCTTATGGCTTGGTTACGCACGATGTATATGACGAGCTGGACAGTGCTGCCGACTGGCTGCACCACGAAAGCGACGGATGGACCAAAGAAATGCCGACAACACACAACTATGCCAAGCAACTGGCGCTGACGGCTGTTGGCAAAACACCTGTGTTCTACGCTGGCAACCTAATGGCACCGGTGGCGTATAAGTGGAAGATTAGTTGGAATGAAAATGCCAAAAATGTGGCGTTTTGGAACTATTACCCCGAGTTTAACCACAATGAATTTTTGGGCTGGACCAGCCATCCGGTAGAAAAGCCATTTGTCGTGTTTGACCTAGTGAGTGAGTTTGAACACCCGCAGATTTTAAAGCGTTTCGCCCTGAGCGACAAACTGCTCAGCGGTCGGCGGCCTAAAGCCAACGAAGTGTCGCTTGCTGGCGATACGGTGATGAAGCAGATTCTTTGGGGGTGTGTGCTAGCAGACTTCGTTAGTATTTACGTCGGTATTTTAAATGGCGTCGACCCAACACAGGTTGATTTGATTGAGAAGTTCAAAAAAGAATTGAGCTAA
- a CDS encoding peptidoglycan bridge formation glycyltransferase FemA/FemB family protein, giving the protein MNMRFATEAEIQQWDTIVPENPDGGNVLQGFVFTDLKRASGWTIRHIVCDTAAMTAMEKRIPLLGKVWYVPKGPGVTSAKELQTIVDELRPFAKKHGAFTVKIEPELPLGTDLSPLGLIATRPIQYNCSTVVVDLHDGLETIMKNLPQKGRHAIKRAERDGVVVKMVESTPENCDIMYELFTETATGAGFVIRSRQYYHDFYQRYSEAGQGQLFFAYFDGKLIAGAYALVYGQKSTYKDGASVREKVTYGGSHYLQWKVIEWAKSRGSVVHDLCGTPPAADIADPKHPFYGLGRFKTSFNKHVTDYVGAYELPISVWKTKLWVVYVERLVRRLHFKRHHESYY; this is encoded by the coding sequence ATGAACATGCGGTTTGCGACGGAAGCAGAAATACAGCAGTGGGACACGATTGTCCCTGAGAACCCTGATGGCGGCAATGTGCTGCAGGGGTTCGTGTTTACCGACCTCAAGCGCGCGAGCGGCTGGACGATCCGCCATATTGTGTGCGACACAGCGGCGATGACAGCTATGGAGAAGCGAATCCCCTTGCTCGGTAAGGTGTGGTATGTCCCCAAAGGGCCAGGCGTCACGTCGGCGAAGGAACTACAGACAATTGTCGACGAGCTCCGACCATTTGCGAAGAAGCACGGGGCATTCACAGTGAAGATCGAGCCAGAGCTGCCGCTCGGCACCGACCTGTCGCCGCTAGGGCTTATAGCCACTCGGCCAATCCAATACAACTGCTCAACTGTGGTCGTTGACCTGCACGACGGCCTAGAAACCATCATGAAGAACTTGCCGCAAAAAGGCCGCCACGCCATAAAGCGTGCCGAGCGCGACGGTGTAGTAGTAAAAATGGTCGAAAGCACCCCTGAAAACTGCGATATAATGTACGAACTCTTTACGGAAACGGCCACTGGGGCTGGCTTTGTGATCCGCTCTCGCCAGTACTACCACGATTTTTACCAGCGCTACAGCGAGGCTGGGCAAGGCCAACTATTCTTCGCCTATTTTGACGGCAAGCTCATCGCCGGCGCCTACGCGCTGGTGTATGGCCAAAAAAGCACCTACAAAGACGGCGCCAGTGTCCGCGAAAAAGTGACCTACGGCGGTAGCCACTACTTACAATGGAAAGTTATCGAGTGGGCAAAATCGCGCGGTAGCGTAGTACACGACTTGTGCGGCACGCCGCCCGCGGCCGACATCGCCGACCCCAAGCACCCGTTTTACGGCCTCGGCCGCTTCAAAACCAGCTTTAATAAGCATGTCACCGACTACGTAGGTGCCTACGAACTACCGATCAGCGTCTGGAAAACCAAGCTGTGGGTAGTCTATGTCGAAAGGCTTGTCCGTCGCCTCCACTTCAAGCGTCACCACGAATCCTATTACTAA
- the tsaD gene encoding tRNA (adenosine(37)-N6)-threonylcarbamoyltransferase complex transferase subunit TsaD — protein MKILGIESSCDETAAAVVEDGFCLLSNVVVSQIDIHKAYGGVVPEVAARSHIEAIGPVIDKALADADCTWNDIDAIAVTYAPGLIGSLLIGTLAARTLAITKHKPLYAIHHVEAHVYANFITSAPGQQLALPAKQPAFPCLALIVSGGHTQLVLFRDHGDYSLLGQTQDDAVGEAFDKVAKILGLSYPGGPSVAAAAENGDPHAYVFPRAKLKGEFDFSFSGLKTAVLRAVQREAGVDITFPSHELAELLTSKQRHDFAASFQYTAVATLVDKALAAYEAYLPASVVIAGGVAASQELRRQLSDRLPIAIEYAPMNLCTDNAAMIATLGYFVAQKCAATDPYSLEVQPSLSMSQSVWRRSY, from the coding sequence GTGAAAATTCTGGGAATTGAGAGTAGTTGTGACGAAACCGCAGCAGCGGTGGTTGAGGATGGGTTCTGCCTACTCAGTAATGTTGTCGTGTCGCAAATCGATATTCACAAGGCCTATGGGGGAGTAGTGCCAGAAGTCGCTGCACGCAGTCACATTGAAGCAATTGGGCCAGTGATTGATAAAGCTCTAGCCGATGCCGACTGTACCTGGAACGACATCGATGCCATTGCCGTCACCTACGCCCCAGGGCTGATTGGATCTTTACTGATCGGCACCCTGGCGGCACGTACCTTGGCGATAACAAAGCACAAACCACTCTACGCCATTCATCATGTAGAGGCCCATGTGTACGCCAATTTCATCACCAGTGCGCCTGGTCAACAATTGGCCCTCCCCGCCAAGCAACCCGCATTCCCCTGCCTAGCGCTCATCGTAAGTGGTGGCCACACCCAGTTAGTGCTCTTCCGTGATCATGGCGACTATAGCCTTCTTGGCCAAACGCAAGACGACGCTGTTGGAGAAGCATTCGACAAGGTCGCAAAAATTCTCGGCCTCTCCTACCCTGGTGGTCCATCAGTGGCTGCGGCTGCCGAGAATGGCGACCCTCATGCCTATGTATTTCCCAGGGCCAAACTTAAGGGCGAGTTTGATTTTTCGTTCTCAGGCCTCAAAACGGCCGTTCTAAGAGCCGTTCAGCGCGAAGCAGGCGTGGACATCACTTTTCCCTCACACGAGCTTGCAGAGCTTCTCACGAGCAAACAGCGGCATGATTTTGCTGCGAGCTTCCAGTACACGGCGGTCGCAACGCTTGTCGATAAGGCATTGGCGGCTTACGAAGCCTATCTACCCGCTTCAGTGGTGATTGCCGGTGGTGTGGCCGCTAGCCAAGAGCTGCGTCGGCAGCTCAGCGATCGTCTGCCGATTGCTATCGAATACGCACCGATGAACCTGTGCACCGACAACGCGGCAATGATCGCCACACTTGGCTATTTTGTCGCGCAGAAATGTGCCGCCACTGATCCCTATTCACTTGAGGTACAGCCCAGCCTTTCTATGTCTCAATCGGTTTGGCGACGCAGCTACTAG
- a CDS encoding amidinotransferase, with the protein MINRKVLMSDARHFSNEQPINPYYHIESVDLAVAQQEHDHIRDMMQQAGIEVVQVAAPADSQDGVYTANWALVRGNKAVLARLPNARKAEEPHARYMLATLGIETFEVPDGLKFSGQGDALPCGDLLFCGSTYRSDEAALLFAAETLGFRRIQLRTVPQQDALGNDVINTSSGWPDSFYYDIDLALSVLRGPENGQKGLIAYCPTAFTPESQRILEDLTEVDKIIVSEHEAKDAFACNLVSTGSTVIMSAHAPQFAAELRARGFALLHPEICELVKGGGYIRCTTLTLD; encoded by the coding sequence GTGATTAACCGCAAAGTTCTCATGTCCGATGCCCGCCATTTCAGCAACGAGCAGCCCATCAACCCCTATTACCATATTGAGTCGGTTGACCTGGCCGTCGCTCAGCAAGAGCACGACCATATTCGTGACATGATGCAGCAAGCCGGCATAGAGGTGGTGCAGGTGGCAGCACCAGCCGACAGCCAAGACGGTGTGTATACCGCCAACTGGGCGCTGGTACGCGGCAACAAAGCCGTACTGGCACGGCTACCAAATGCACGTAAGGCCGAGGAGCCCCACGCAAGGTACATGCTCGCTACACTTGGTATTGAAACATTCGAAGTACCCGACGGGCTCAAGTTTAGCGGCCAAGGCGATGCCCTTCCCTGCGGTGACTTACTATTCTGCGGTAGCACCTACCGTAGTGACGAAGCAGCGCTACTCTTTGCGGCCGAAACGCTAGGGTTCCGTCGTATTCAGCTGCGCACTGTCCCGCAGCAAGATGCCTTAGGAAATGATGTCATAAATACATCGTCTGGCTGGCCCGATAGCTTTTACTACGACATAGACCTGGCACTTTCGGTGCTGCGTGGCCCCGAAAATGGCCAGAAGGGCCTGATCGCCTACTGCCCGACAGCCTTTACGCCGGAAAGTCAGCGTATTCTCGAAGATCTAACAGAGGTAGATAAAATTATCGTCAGCGAGCATGAAGCCAAAGACGCCTTTGCCTGCAACCTTGTTTCTACCGGCAGCACGGTGATTATGAGTGCCCACGCCCCGCAGTTTGCCGCCGAACTACGCGCCCGCGGCTTCGCGCTACTTCACCCCGAAATTTGCGAACTCGTCAAAGGTGGCGGCTACATCCGCTGCACTACGTTGACGCTTGACTAG
- a CDS encoding CD225/dispanin family protein: MNEQQPVPPVPTPVPAQPVAPGVQPVNSHMTMSVVSLILSGISIFGILAVVFSSMASSALSAGNVPDATSKANTAKIMAIIAFVWAGLGILSFGFFLLMMIIAAASGSGSSY, translated from the coding sequence ATGAACGAACAACAACCAGTACCGCCCGTGCCAACACCCGTACCCGCTCAGCCGGTAGCGCCTGGTGTACAACCAGTCAATAGCCACATGACAATGAGCGTCGTTTCGCTTATCTTGAGCGGTATCAGTATCTTTGGTATCTTAGCCGTCGTCTTCTCGTCAATGGCAAGCTCGGCGCTAAGTGCCGGTAATGTGCCCGATGCCACAAGTAAAGCAAATACAGCTAAGATTATGGCGATTATCGCGTTTGTTTGGGCGGGGCTAGGAATACTTTCGTTTGGTTTCTTCTTGCTTATGATGATTATCGCGGCCGCCAGCGGTAGTGGTAGCAGCTACTAG